A part of Tachyglossus aculeatus isolate mTacAcu1 chromosome X3, mTacAcu1.pri, whole genome shotgun sequence genomic DNA contains:
- the CLPTM1L gene encoding cleft lip and palate transmembrane protein 1-like protein, producing MWSRRSSWSSLIVGVFVVYVVHTCWVMYGIVYTKPCRAQANCIQPYLARRPKLQLSVYTTTRSNLGAETNIDLVLNVEDFDVESKFERTVNVSVPKKTRNNGTLYAYIFLHHAGILPWHDGKQVHIVSPLTTYMIPKPEEINLLTGESTTQQIEAEKKQTNALDEPVSHWRSRLTLNIMVDDFIFDGTSLPADVHRYMKMIQLGKSVHYLPILFIDQLSNRVKDLMVINRSTTELPLTVSYDKISLGKLRFWIHMQDAVYSLQQFGFSEKDADEVKGIFVDTNLYFLALTFFVAAFHLLFDFLAFKNDISFWKKKKNMIGMSTKAVLWRCFSTVVIFLFLLDEQTSLLVLVPAGIGAVIELWKVKKALKMTIKWKGLRPTFQFGAYNESERKTEEYDTQAMKYLSYLLYPLCIGGAVYSLLNVKYKSWYSWLINSFVNGVYAFGFLFMLPQLFVNYKMKSVAHLPWKAFTYKAFNTFIDDIFAFIITMPTSHRLACFRDDVVFLVYLYQRWLYPVDKNRVNEYGESYEEKPKRKPHRD from the exons ATGTGGAGCCGCCGGAGCTCGTGGAGCAGCCTGATCGTGGGGGTGTTCGTGGTGTACGTGGTGCACACCTGCTGGGTCATGTACGGCATCGTCTACACCAAGCCCTGCCGCGCCCAGGCCAACTGCATCCAGCCCTACCTGGCCCGCAGGCCCAAGCTGCAG CTAAGCGTTTACACCACCACTCGCTCCAATCTCGGCGCTGAAACTAATATCGATCTGGTTTTAAATGTGGAGGATTTTGACGTCGAATCCAAATTTGAAAG AACCGTCAATGTGTCCGTACCTAAGAAAACACGAAATAATGGCACCCTCTATGCGTACATATTTCTGCATCATGCTGGGATTTTACCTTGGCATGATGGTAAGCAggtgcatatagtaagtcctctAACCACGTATATGATCCCCAAGCCAGAAGAAATCAATCTTCTCACTGGAGAATCCACTACCCAG CAAATTGAAGCGGAGAAGAAGCAGACGAATGCTCTCGACGAGCCGGTTTCTCACTGGAGGTCAAGGCTAACGCTGAACATTATGGTAGACGATTTTATCTTCGACGGCACCTCTCTCCCTGCCGACGTCCACAGATACATGAAGAT GATTCAGTTGGGGAAAAGTGTACATTACCtgccaattctatttattgatcaaCTAAGCAACCGAGTGAAGGACTTAATG GTCATAAATCGTTCAACAACCGAGCTACCTCTAACAGTGTCGTACGATAAAATATCTTTAGGGAAGCTCCGCTTTTGGATTCACATGCAAGATGCCGTCTATTCTCTGCAACAATTTG GATTCTCCGAAAAGGATGCAGATGAAGTGAAAGGAATTTTTGTAgataccaacctgtacttcttaGCTTTGACTTTTTTTGTAGCCGCATTTCAT CTTCTCTTCGATTTCCTGGCATTTAAAAATGATATCAGCTtctggaagaaaaagaagaacatGATTGGAATGTCTACTAAAGCAG TGCTCTGGAGGTGCTTTAGTACTGTGGtgatctttcttttcctcttggaTGAACAGACAAgtctcttggtcctggtcccggCGGGCATCGGGGCAGTGATCGAG CTATGGAAAGTAAAGAAAGCGCTGAAAATGACCATTAAGTGGAAAGGCTTGAGGCCCACATTCCAG TTTGGAGCATACAATGAATCTGAAAGAAAAACAGAGGAATACGACACTCAG GCTATGAAATATTTGTCATATTTACTGTACCCGCTCTGTATCGGAGGGGCAGTTTATTCACTCCTAAACGTTAAGTATAAAAG TTGGTATTCCTGGCTGATCAACAGCTTCGTCAATG GGGTGTATGCCTTTGGATTTCTCTTTATGTTACCCCAACTCTTTGTGAATTATAAG ATGAAGTCCGTAGCACATTTACCATGGAAGGCGTTTACATACAAA GCTTTCAATACATTCATCGATGATATCTTCGCCTTTATCATCACTATGCCAACGTCACATAGATTGGCATGTTTTAGGGATGATGTGGTTTTCCTTGTGTACCTGTACCAAAGATG GCTTTATCCTGTGGATAAGAATAGAGTAAATGAATATGGAGAGTCCTATGAAGAAAAGCCCAAAAGGAAACCCCACAGAGATTAA